One Trichosurus vulpecula isolate mTriVul1 chromosome 7, mTriVul1.pri, whole genome shotgun sequence genomic region harbors:
- the CAMTA2 gene encoding calmodulin-binding transcription activator 2 isoform X5 produces MNNKDTTEVAENSHHLKIFLPKKLLECLPRCPLLPPERLRWNTNEEIASYLITFEKHDEWLSCSPKTRPQNGSIILYNRKKVKYRKDGYCWKKRKDGKTTREDHMKLKVQGMECLYGCYVHSSIVPTFHRRCYWLLQNPDIVLVHYLNVPALEDCGKGCGPILCSISSDRREWLKWSREELVGQLKPMCSTGSLPHKCSNTKHRIISPKIEPRTLAIPPIPPPRPPEPLPQAFPPLTEPPELPKVDTSPSSSSSSSSSSSSGFVEPPEISPRPPVTPGGLPRAGPALLLLTGLEQLTGGLTPSRHLTPQPEFGPSLGLALVLGPQPPAPPGPPSPAFDPDRFFNNPSQGQTYGGGLGVSPDFPEAETARTPCPALEPAAALEPVASDQGTTPKPGEGREGNRFFIRDDASGEGTGHATVSSSPSMESSARPGRGEGLFGGPGGTSELETFSLSSFPDLMGDLISEEAPGAPGPPALSIITDFSPEWSYPEGGVKVLITGPWTEVSERYSCVFDHILVPASLVQSGVLRCYCPAHEAGLVSLQVAGEEGPLSASVLFEYRARRFLALPSTQLDWLSLDDNQFRMSILERLEQMEKRMAEMAAAGQAPPPGCDPRPVQGGVPGPGFEARVVVLVERMIPRYGWRGPDHLVHGGPFRGMSLLHLAAAQGYARLIETLSQWRTMEAQSLDLEQEVDPLNVDHFSCTPLMWACALGHLEAAVLLFRWNRQALNIPDSLGRLPLAVAHSRGHVQLARCLEELQRQEASVEPLPAPSPPSASPDTGLSSVSSPSELSDGTFSVTSAYSTAPDSSPPPASLPTSEGGTEVTQPGQSPHSLSEAPSLLMDCKASNPKGLPSPPSVSEDSTVEAPVQGYGANSKGADCHQAVDEIQVDMISLAKQIVEATPERIKQEDFGSVPEARGPLQEQTGPMGLSETMSWLASYLENVDHLPSLTQHSSELPFDQGRLAAPPAPSWAEFLGASANGKMESDFALLTLSDHEQRELYEAGRVIQTPFRKYKGRRLKEQQEMAAAVIQRCYRKYKQLTWIALKFALYKKMTQAAILIQSKFRSYYEQKRFQQSRRAAVLIQQHYRSYRCRPGPCHRPPGPSGPLPPRSKGSFLTKKQDQAARKIMRFLRRCQHRMKELKQSQELEGLSQPELAT; encoded by the exons ATGAATAACAAGGACACCACTGAGGTTGCTG AGAACAGCCATCACCTGAAGATCTTTCTCCCCAAGAAGTTACTGGAATGTCTTCCCAGATGCCCACTGCTGCCTCCTGAGCGGCTACGATGGAACACAAATGAG GAGATTGCCTCTTACTTAATCACCTTTGAGAAGCATGACGAGTGGCTGTCCTGCTCCCCCAAGACCAG GCCTCAGAATGGCTCCATCATCCTCTATAATCGCAAGAAGGTAAAGTACCGCAAGGATGGCTACTGCTGGAAGAAGCGGAAGGATGGAAAAACCACTCGAGAGGACCACATGAAACTGAAGGTGCAGGGCATGGAG TGTCTCTACGGCTGCTACGTTCACTCCTCCATTGTTCCCACATTCCATCGTCGCTGCTACTGGCTGCTACAG AACCCTGACATCGTCCTTGTGCACTACCTGAATGTCCCCGCCCTGGAAGACTGTGGGAAGGGCTGCGGCCCCATCCTTTGTTCCATCAGCAGCGATCGAAGGGAATGGCTCAAGTGGTCCAGGGAAGAGCTGGTGGGGCAGCTGAAGCCCATGT GTTCCACAGGGAGCCTTCCCCACAAATGCAGCAATACCAAGCACCGAATCATCTCCCCTAAAATTGAGCCTCGGACCTTGGCCATACCCCCAATCCCACCTCCAAGACCCCCTGAACCCCTTCCACAGGCTTTCCCACCCCTTACTGAACCCCCTGAGCTTCCCAAGGTTGATACctcaccctcttcctcctcttcctcctcttcttcctcttcttctggcTTTGTTGAGCCCCCTGAAATTAGCCCTAGACCTCCAGTAACTCCAGGAGGGCTGCCCAGGGCGGGAcctgctctcctcctcctgacAGGTTTGGAGCAGCTCACTGGGGGTTTAACTCCCAGCAGGCACTTGACTCCTCAGCCTGAGTTTGGGCCCTCCCTGGGCCTGGCCCTGGTCCTAGGCCCTCAGCCTCCTGCCCCACCTGGCCCTCCCAGTCCTGCCTTTGATCCTGATCGATTTTTCAACAATCCCAGTCAAGGCCAGACTTATGGAGGTGGGCTGGGGGTGAGTCCTGATTTCCCTGAGGCAGAGACAGCCAGAACACCTTGCCCAGCCCTGGAACCTGCTGCTGCTCTGGAGCCTGTGGCATCAGACCAAGGGACTACTCCCAAgcctggggaaggaagagaagggaaccgATTCTTTATCCGAGATGATGCAAGTGGGGAGGGAACTGGGCATGCTACAGTCTCCTCATCCCCATCCATGGAGTCATCAGCCCGGCCTGGAAGAGGTGAAGGGCTGTTTGGAGGACCAGGGGGGACCAGCGAACTAGAGACTTTCAGCTTGTCTTCCTTCCCAGACCTCATGGGGGACCTGATCAGTGAGGAGGCTCCAGGGGCTCCCGGCCCTCCAGCTCTTAGCATTATCACTGACTTCTCTCCTGAGTGGTCCTACCCAGAG GGTGGGGTCAAGGTATTGATCACAGGTCCTTGGACAGAGGTCTCAGAGCGTTATTCTTGTGTCTTCGACCACATCCTTGTGCCAGCCTCACTTGTCCAGTCTGGTGTCCTGCGCTGCTACTGTCCTG CTCACGAGGCAGGGTTGGTGTCTCTTCAGGTGGCAGGAGAAGAGGGCCCGCTCTCTGCCTCGGTGCTCTTTGAGTACCGTGCCCGCCGTTTTTTAGCTCTTCCCAGCACCCAACTCGACTGGCTGTCCTTAGATG ACAACCAGTTCCGGATGTCCATACTGGAGCGACTAGAGCAGATGGAAAAACGGATGGCAGAGATGGCAGCAGCTGGACAGGCTCCTCCCCCAGGTTGTGACCCTCGCCCAgtacag GGAGGTGTCCCGGGGCCTGGGTTTGAGGCCCGTGTGGTGGTCCTAGTAGAACGTATGATCCCTCGTTATGGCTGGCGGGGCCCTGATCACCTGGTTCACGGGGGACCCTTCCGGGGTATGAGTCTCCTTCACCTGGCAGCAGCCCAGGGCTATGCCCGTCTCATTGAGACCCTGAGCCAGTGGAG GACTATGGAGGCCCAAAGCCTGGACCTGGAGCAAGAGGTGGATCCACTTAATGTGGATCATTTCTCCTGTACTCCTTTG ATGTGGGCCTGTGCCCTAGGACACCTAGAAGCTGCTGTGCTCCTTTTCCGATGGAACCGCCAGGCACTGAACATCCCTGATTCGCTGGGCCGACTACCCCTGGCTGTGGCACATTCCCGGGGGCATGTACAACTTGCCCGATGCCTAGAAGAGCTACAGAGACAGGAAGCTTCAGTTGAGCCCCTGCCTGCCCCTTCACCACCCTCTGCCAGCCCTGACACTG GTCTGAGCAGTGTCTCCTCACCTTCAGAGCTGTCAGATGGCACATTCTCTGTCACTTCGGCCTACTCTACTGCCCCCGACAGCAGTCCCCCACCTGCTTCTCTGCCTACTTCTGAGGGAGGCACTGAGGTGACACAGCCAGGCCAGTCTCCTCATAGTCTCTCTGAGGCTCCTAGCCTACTCATGGACTGTAAGGCCAGTAACCCCAAGGGGCTTCCCTCACCCCCCTCTGTGAGTGAGGACTCCACAGTAGAGGCTCCAGTCCAGGGTTATGGGGCCAATTCAAAGGGAGCCGATTGCCATCAGGCTGTGGACGAGATACAG GTGGACATGATCTCCTTGGCCAAACAGATTGTTGAGGCAACACCAGAACGGATTAAACAGGAAGACTTTGGAAGTGTCCCTGAGGCTAGAGGCCCTCTTCAAGAACAGACTGGACCCATGGGGCTCAGTGAGACTATGTCCTGGCTGGCTAGTTACCTGGAGAATGTGGATCACCTCCCTAGCCTCACCCAGCACAG CAGCGAGCTGCCCTTTGATCAGGGTCGCCTGGctgctccccctgccccatcttGGGCAGAGTTCCTTGGGGCTTCAGCCAATGGGAAGATGGAAAGTGACTTTGCACTGCTGACACTGTCTGATCATGAGCAGCGGGAACTTTATGAAGCGGGTCGTGTCATCCAGACTCCCTTCCGCAAGTACAAG GGCCGTCGACTAAAGGAGCAGCAGGAGATGGCAGCAGCTGTGATCCAGCGCTGTTACCGAAAGTACAAGCAG CTAACGTGGATTGCACTTAAG TTTGCACTCTATAAGAAGATGACCCAAGCAGCCATCCTGATCCAGAGCAAATTCCGAAGTTACTATGAGCAGAAGCGATTTCAGCAGAGTCGACGGGCAGCCGTGCTAATTCAACAACACTACCGTTCTTACCGATGCCGACCTGGACCCTGCCACCGGCCTCCTGGGCCCTCAGGCCCTCTGCCTCCCCGTAGCAA agGCTCCTTCCTCACCAAGAAGCAGGACCAGGCAGCTCGGAAAATTATGCGTTTCCTGAGGCGCTGTCAACACAG GATGAAGGAATtgaagcagagccaggaactAGAAGGTCTCTCCCAACCTGAGCTGGCCACCTGA
- the CAMTA2 gene encoding calmodulin-binding transcription activator 2 isoform X3, producing the protein MNNKDTTEVAENSHHLKIFLPKKLLECLPRCPLLPPERLRWNTNEEIASYLITFEKHDEWLSCSPKTRPQNGSIILYNRKKVKYRKDGYCWKKRKDGKTTREDHMKLKVQGMECLYGCYVHSSIVPTFHRRCYWLLQNPDIVLVHYLNVPALEDCGKGCGPILCSISSDRREWLKWSREELVGQLKPMFHGIKWSCGNGAGELSVEQLVQQILDTHQAKPLPRTHACLCSGGLGSTGSLPHKCSNTKHRIISPKIEPRTLAIPPIPPPRPPEPLPQAFPPLTEPPELPKVDTSPSSSSSSSSSSSSGFVEPPEISPRPPVTPGGLPRAGPALLLLTGLEQLTGGLTPSRHLTPQPEFGPSLGLALVLGPQPPAPPGPPSPAFDPDRFFNNPSQGQTYGGGLGVSPDFPEAETARTPCPALEPAAALEPVASDQGTTPKPGEGREGNRFFIRDDASGEGTGHATVSSSPSMESSARPGRGEGLFGGPGGTSELETFSLSSFPDLMGDLISEEAPGAPGPPALSIITDFSPEWSYPEGGVKVLITGPWTEVSERYSCVFDHILVPASLVQSGVLRCYCPAHEAGLVSLQVAGEEGPLSASVLFEYRARRFLALPSTQLDWLSLDDNQFRMSILERLEQMEKRMAEMAAAGQAPPPGCDPRPVQGGVPGPGFEARVVVLVERMIPRYGWRGPDHLVHGGPFRGMSLLHLAAAQGYARLIETLSQWRTMEAQSLDLEQEVDPLNVDHFSCTPLMWACALGHLEAAVLLFRWNRQALNIPDSLGRLPLAVAHSRGHVQLARCLEELQRQEASVEPLPAPSPPSASPDTGLSSVSSPSELSDGTFSVTSAYSTAPDSSPPPASLPTSEGGTEVTQPGQSPHSLSEAPSLLMDCKASNPKGLPSPPSVSEDSTVEAPVQGYGANSKGADCHQAVDEIQVDMISLAKQIVEATPERIKQEDFGSVPEARGPLQEQTGPMGLSETMSWLASYLENVDHLPSLTQHSSELPFDQGRLAAPPAPSWAEFLGASANGKMESDFALLTLSDHEQRELYEAGRVIQTPFRKYKGRRLKEQQEMAAAVIQRCYRKYKQFALYKKMTQAAILIQSKFRSYYEQKRFQQSRRAAVLIQQHYRSYRCRPGPCHRPPGPSGPLPPRSKGSFLTKKQDQAARKIMRFLRRCQHRMKELKQSQELEGLSQPELAT; encoded by the exons ATGAATAACAAGGACACCACTGAGGTTGCTG AGAACAGCCATCACCTGAAGATCTTTCTCCCCAAGAAGTTACTGGAATGTCTTCCCAGATGCCCACTGCTGCCTCCTGAGCGGCTACGATGGAACACAAATGAG GAGATTGCCTCTTACTTAATCACCTTTGAGAAGCATGACGAGTGGCTGTCCTGCTCCCCCAAGACCAG GCCTCAGAATGGCTCCATCATCCTCTATAATCGCAAGAAGGTAAAGTACCGCAAGGATGGCTACTGCTGGAAGAAGCGGAAGGATGGAAAAACCACTCGAGAGGACCACATGAAACTGAAGGTGCAGGGCATGGAG TGTCTCTACGGCTGCTACGTTCACTCCTCCATTGTTCCCACATTCCATCGTCGCTGCTACTGGCTGCTACAG AACCCTGACATCGTCCTTGTGCACTACCTGAATGTCCCCGCCCTGGAAGACTGTGGGAAGGGCTGCGGCCCCATCCTTTGTTCCATCAGCAGCGATCGAAGGGAATGGCTCAAGTGGTCCAGGGAAGAGCTGGTGGGGCAGCTGAAGCCCATGT tTCATGGCATCAAATGGAGCTGTGGGAATGGGGCAGGTGAGTTATCAGTGGAACAGCTGGTGCAGCAGATTCTGGATACCCACCAGGCCAAGCCCCTGCCCCGTACCCATGCCTGCCTCTGCAGCGGAGGGCTCG GTTCCACAGGGAGCCTTCCCCACAAATGCAGCAATACCAAGCACCGAATCATCTCCCCTAAAATTGAGCCTCGGACCTTGGCCATACCCCCAATCCCACCTCCAAGACCCCCTGAACCCCTTCCACAGGCTTTCCCACCCCTTACTGAACCCCCTGAGCTTCCCAAGGTTGATACctcaccctcttcctcctcttcctcctcttcttcctcttcttctggcTTTGTTGAGCCCCCTGAAATTAGCCCTAGACCTCCAGTAACTCCAGGAGGGCTGCCCAGGGCGGGAcctgctctcctcctcctgacAGGTTTGGAGCAGCTCACTGGGGGTTTAACTCCCAGCAGGCACTTGACTCCTCAGCCTGAGTTTGGGCCCTCCCTGGGCCTGGCCCTGGTCCTAGGCCCTCAGCCTCCTGCCCCACCTGGCCCTCCCAGTCCTGCCTTTGATCCTGATCGATTTTTCAACAATCCCAGTCAAGGCCAGACTTATGGAGGTGGGCTGGGGGTGAGTCCTGATTTCCCTGAGGCAGAGACAGCCAGAACACCTTGCCCAGCCCTGGAACCTGCTGCTGCTCTGGAGCCTGTGGCATCAGACCAAGGGACTACTCCCAAgcctggggaaggaagagaagggaaccgATTCTTTATCCGAGATGATGCAAGTGGGGAGGGAACTGGGCATGCTACAGTCTCCTCATCCCCATCCATGGAGTCATCAGCCCGGCCTGGAAGAGGTGAAGGGCTGTTTGGAGGACCAGGGGGGACCAGCGAACTAGAGACTTTCAGCTTGTCTTCCTTCCCAGACCTCATGGGGGACCTGATCAGTGAGGAGGCTCCAGGGGCTCCCGGCCCTCCAGCTCTTAGCATTATCACTGACTTCTCTCCTGAGTGGTCCTACCCAGAG GGTGGGGTCAAGGTATTGATCACAGGTCCTTGGACAGAGGTCTCAGAGCGTTATTCTTGTGTCTTCGACCACATCCTTGTGCCAGCCTCACTTGTCCAGTCTGGTGTCCTGCGCTGCTACTGTCCTG CTCACGAGGCAGGGTTGGTGTCTCTTCAGGTGGCAGGAGAAGAGGGCCCGCTCTCTGCCTCGGTGCTCTTTGAGTACCGTGCCCGCCGTTTTTTAGCTCTTCCCAGCACCCAACTCGACTGGCTGTCCTTAGATG ACAACCAGTTCCGGATGTCCATACTGGAGCGACTAGAGCAGATGGAAAAACGGATGGCAGAGATGGCAGCAGCTGGACAGGCTCCTCCCCCAGGTTGTGACCCTCGCCCAgtacag GGAGGTGTCCCGGGGCCTGGGTTTGAGGCCCGTGTGGTGGTCCTAGTAGAACGTATGATCCCTCGTTATGGCTGGCGGGGCCCTGATCACCTGGTTCACGGGGGACCCTTCCGGGGTATGAGTCTCCTTCACCTGGCAGCAGCCCAGGGCTATGCCCGTCTCATTGAGACCCTGAGCCAGTGGAG GACTATGGAGGCCCAAAGCCTGGACCTGGAGCAAGAGGTGGATCCACTTAATGTGGATCATTTCTCCTGTACTCCTTTG ATGTGGGCCTGTGCCCTAGGACACCTAGAAGCTGCTGTGCTCCTTTTCCGATGGAACCGCCAGGCACTGAACATCCCTGATTCGCTGGGCCGACTACCCCTGGCTGTGGCACATTCCCGGGGGCATGTACAACTTGCCCGATGCCTAGAAGAGCTACAGAGACAGGAAGCTTCAGTTGAGCCCCTGCCTGCCCCTTCACCACCCTCTGCCAGCCCTGACACTG GTCTGAGCAGTGTCTCCTCACCTTCAGAGCTGTCAGATGGCACATTCTCTGTCACTTCGGCCTACTCTACTGCCCCCGACAGCAGTCCCCCACCTGCTTCTCTGCCTACTTCTGAGGGAGGCACTGAGGTGACACAGCCAGGCCAGTCTCCTCATAGTCTCTCTGAGGCTCCTAGCCTACTCATGGACTGTAAGGCCAGTAACCCCAAGGGGCTTCCCTCACCCCCCTCTGTGAGTGAGGACTCCACAGTAGAGGCTCCAGTCCAGGGTTATGGGGCCAATTCAAAGGGAGCCGATTGCCATCAGGCTGTGGACGAGATACAG GTGGACATGATCTCCTTGGCCAAACAGATTGTTGAGGCAACACCAGAACGGATTAAACAGGAAGACTTTGGAAGTGTCCCTGAGGCTAGAGGCCCTCTTCAAGAACAGACTGGACCCATGGGGCTCAGTGAGACTATGTCCTGGCTGGCTAGTTACCTGGAGAATGTGGATCACCTCCCTAGCCTCACCCAGCACAG CAGCGAGCTGCCCTTTGATCAGGGTCGCCTGGctgctccccctgccccatcttGGGCAGAGTTCCTTGGGGCTTCAGCCAATGGGAAGATGGAAAGTGACTTTGCACTGCTGACACTGTCTGATCATGAGCAGCGGGAACTTTATGAAGCGGGTCGTGTCATCCAGACTCCCTTCCGCAAGTACAAG GGCCGTCGACTAAAGGAGCAGCAGGAGATGGCAGCAGCTGTGATCCAGCGCTGTTACCGAAAGTACAAGCAG TTTGCACTCTATAAGAAGATGACCCAAGCAGCCATCCTGATCCAGAGCAAATTCCGAAGTTACTATGAGCAGAAGCGATTTCAGCAGAGTCGACGGGCAGCCGTGCTAATTCAACAACACTACCGTTCTTACCGATGCCGACCTGGACCCTGCCACCGGCCTCCTGGGCCCTCAGGCCCTCTGCCTCCCCGTAGCAA agGCTCCTTCCTCACCAAGAAGCAGGACCAGGCAGCTCGGAAAATTATGCGTTTCCTGAGGCGCTGTCAACACAG GATGAAGGAATtgaagcagagccaggaactAGAAGGTCTCTCCCAACCTGAGCTGGCCACCTGA
- the CAMTA2 gene encoding calmodulin-binding transcription activator 2 isoform X1 gives MNNKDTTEVAENSHHLKIFLPKKLLECLPRCPLLPPERLRWNTNEEIASYLITFEKHDEWLSCSPKTRPQNGSIILYNRKKVKYRKDGYCWKKRKDGKTTREDHMKLKVQGMECLYGCYVHSSIVPTFHRRCYWLLQNPDIVLVHYLNVPALEDCGKGCGPILCSISSDRREWLKWSREELVGQLKPMFHGIKWSCGNGAGELSVEQLVQQILDTHQAKPLPRTHACLCSGGLGSTGSLPHKCSNTKHRIISPKIEPRTLAIPPIPPPRPPEPLPQAFPPLTEPPELPKVDTSPSSSSSSSSSSSSGFVEPPEISPRPPVTPGGLPRAGPALLLLTGLEQLTGGLTPSRHLTPQPEFGPSLGLALVLGPQPPAPPGPPSPAFDPDRFFNNPSQGQTYGGGLGVSPDFPEAETARTPCPALEPAAALEPVASDQGTTPKPGEGREGNRFFIRDDASGEGTGHATVSSSPSMESSARPGRGEGLFGGPGGTSELETFSLSSFPDLMGDLISEEAPGAPGPPALSIITDFSPEWSYPEGGVKVLITGPWTEVSERYSCVFDHILVPASLVQSGVLRCYCPAHEAGLVSLQVAGEEGPLSASVLFEYRARRFLALPSTQLDWLSLDDNQFRMSILERLEQMEKRMAEMAAAGQAPPPGCDPRPVQGGVPGPGFEARVVVLVERMIPRYGWRGPDHLVHGGPFRGMSLLHLAAAQGYARLIETLSQWRTMEAQSLDLEQEVDPLNVDHFSCTPLMWACALGHLEAAVLLFRWNRQALNIPDSLGRLPLAVAHSRGHVQLARCLEELQRQEASVEPLPAPSPPSASPDTGLSSVSSPSELSDGTFSVTSAYSTAPDSSPPPASLPTSEGGTEVTQPGQSPHSLSEAPSLLMDCKASNPKGLPSPPSVSEDSTVEAPVQGYGANSKGADCHQAVDEIQVDMISLAKQIVEATPERIKQEDFGSVPEARGPLQEQTGPMGLSETMSWLASYLENVDHLPSLTQHSSELPFDQGRLAAPPAPSWAEFLGASANGKMESDFALLTLSDHEQRELYEAGRVIQTPFRKYKGRRLKEQQEMAAAVIQRCYRKYKQLTWIALKFALYKKMTQAAILIQSKFRSYYEQKRFQQSRRAAVLIQQHYRSYRCRPGPCHRPPGPSGPLPPRSKGSFLTKKQDQAARKIMRFLRRCQHRMKELKQSQELEGLSQPELAT, from the exons ATGAATAACAAGGACACCACTGAGGTTGCTG AGAACAGCCATCACCTGAAGATCTTTCTCCCCAAGAAGTTACTGGAATGTCTTCCCAGATGCCCACTGCTGCCTCCTGAGCGGCTACGATGGAACACAAATGAG GAGATTGCCTCTTACTTAATCACCTTTGAGAAGCATGACGAGTGGCTGTCCTGCTCCCCCAAGACCAG GCCTCAGAATGGCTCCATCATCCTCTATAATCGCAAGAAGGTAAAGTACCGCAAGGATGGCTACTGCTGGAAGAAGCGGAAGGATGGAAAAACCACTCGAGAGGACCACATGAAACTGAAGGTGCAGGGCATGGAG TGTCTCTACGGCTGCTACGTTCACTCCTCCATTGTTCCCACATTCCATCGTCGCTGCTACTGGCTGCTACAG AACCCTGACATCGTCCTTGTGCACTACCTGAATGTCCCCGCCCTGGAAGACTGTGGGAAGGGCTGCGGCCCCATCCTTTGTTCCATCAGCAGCGATCGAAGGGAATGGCTCAAGTGGTCCAGGGAAGAGCTGGTGGGGCAGCTGAAGCCCATGT tTCATGGCATCAAATGGAGCTGTGGGAATGGGGCAGGTGAGTTATCAGTGGAACAGCTGGTGCAGCAGATTCTGGATACCCACCAGGCCAAGCCCCTGCCCCGTACCCATGCCTGCCTCTGCAGCGGAGGGCTCG GTTCCACAGGGAGCCTTCCCCACAAATGCAGCAATACCAAGCACCGAATCATCTCCCCTAAAATTGAGCCTCGGACCTTGGCCATACCCCCAATCCCACCTCCAAGACCCCCTGAACCCCTTCCACAGGCTTTCCCACCCCTTACTGAACCCCCTGAGCTTCCCAAGGTTGATACctcaccctcttcctcctcttcctcctcttcttcctcttcttctggcTTTGTTGAGCCCCCTGAAATTAGCCCTAGACCTCCAGTAACTCCAGGAGGGCTGCCCAGGGCGGGAcctgctctcctcctcctgacAGGTTTGGAGCAGCTCACTGGGGGTTTAACTCCCAGCAGGCACTTGACTCCTCAGCCTGAGTTTGGGCCCTCCCTGGGCCTGGCCCTGGTCCTAGGCCCTCAGCCTCCTGCCCCACCTGGCCCTCCCAGTCCTGCCTTTGATCCTGATCGATTTTTCAACAATCCCAGTCAAGGCCAGACTTATGGAGGTGGGCTGGGGGTGAGTCCTGATTTCCCTGAGGCAGAGACAGCCAGAACACCTTGCCCAGCCCTGGAACCTGCTGCTGCTCTGGAGCCTGTGGCATCAGACCAAGGGACTACTCCCAAgcctggggaaggaagagaagggaaccgATTCTTTATCCGAGATGATGCAAGTGGGGAGGGAACTGGGCATGCTACAGTCTCCTCATCCCCATCCATGGAGTCATCAGCCCGGCCTGGAAGAGGTGAAGGGCTGTTTGGAGGACCAGGGGGGACCAGCGAACTAGAGACTTTCAGCTTGTCTTCCTTCCCAGACCTCATGGGGGACCTGATCAGTGAGGAGGCTCCAGGGGCTCCCGGCCCTCCAGCTCTTAGCATTATCACTGACTTCTCTCCTGAGTGGTCCTACCCAGAG GGTGGGGTCAAGGTATTGATCACAGGTCCTTGGACAGAGGTCTCAGAGCGTTATTCTTGTGTCTTCGACCACATCCTTGTGCCAGCCTCACTTGTCCAGTCTGGTGTCCTGCGCTGCTACTGTCCTG CTCACGAGGCAGGGTTGGTGTCTCTTCAGGTGGCAGGAGAAGAGGGCCCGCTCTCTGCCTCGGTGCTCTTTGAGTACCGTGCCCGCCGTTTTTTAGCTCTTCCCAGCACCCAACTCGACTGGCTGTCCTTAGATG ACAACCAGTTCCGGATGTCCATACTGGAGCGACTAGAGCAGATGGAAAAACGGATGGCAGAGATGGCAGCAGCTGGACAGGCTCCTCCCCCAGGTTGTGACCCTCGCCCAgtacag GGAGGTGTCCCGGGGCCTGGGTTTGAGGCCCGTGTGGTGGTCCTAGTAGAACGTATGATCCCTCGTTATGGCTGGCGGGGCCCTGATCACCTGGTTCACGGGGGACCCTTCCGGGGTATGAGTCTCCTTCACCTGGCAGCAGCCCAGGGCTATGCCCGTCTCATTGAGACCCTGAGCCAGTGGAG GACTATGGAGGCCCAAAGCCTGGACCTGGAGCAAGAGGTGGATCCACTTAATGTGGATCATTTCTCCTGTACTCCTTTG ATGTGGGCCTGTGCCCTAGGACACCTAGAAGCTGCTGTGCTCCTTTTCCGATGGAACCGCCAGGCACTGAACATCCCTGATTCGCTGGGCCGACTACCCCTGGCTGTGGCACATTCCCGGGGGCATGTACAACTTGCCCGATGCCTAGAAGAGCTACAGAGACAGGAAGCTTCAGTTGAGCCCCTGCCTGCCCCTTCACCACCCTCTGCCAGCCCTGACACTG GTCTGAGCAGTGTCTCCTCACCTTCAGAGCTGTCAGATGGCACATTCTCTGTCACTTCGGCCTACTCTACTGCCCCCGACAGCAGTCCCCCACCTGCTTCTCTGCCTACTTCTGAGGGAGGCACTGAGGTGACACAGCCAGGCCAGTCTCCTCATAGTCTCTCTGAGGCTCCTAGCCTACTCATGGACTGTAAGGCCAGTAACCCCAAGGGGCTTCCCTCACCCCCCTCTGTGAGTGAGGACTCCACAGTAGAGGCTCCAGTCCAGGGTTATGGGGCCAATTCAAAGGGAGCCGATTGCCATCAGGCTGTGGACGAGATACAG GTGGACATGATCTCCTTGGCCAAACAGATTGTTGAGGCAACACCAGAACGGATTAAACAGGAAGACTTTGGAAGTGTCCCTGAGGCTAGAGGCCCTCTTCAAGAACAGACTGGACCCATGGGGCTCAGTGAGACTATGTCCTGGCTGGCTAGTTACCTGGAGAATGTGGATCACCTCCCTAGCCTCACCCAGCACAG CAGCGAGCTGCCCTTTGATCAGGGTCGCCTGGctgctccccctgccccatcttGGGCAGAGTTCCTTGGGGCTTCAGCCAATGGGAAGATGGAAAGTGACTTTGCACTGCTGACACTGTCTGATCATGAGCAGCGGGAACTTTATGAAGCGGGTCGTGTCATCCAGACTCCCTTCCGCAAGTACAAG GGCCGTCGACTAAAGGAGCAGCAGGAGATGGCAGCAGCTGTGATCCAGCGCTGTTACCGAAAGTACAAGCAG CTAACGTGGATTGCACTTAAG TTTGCACTCTATAAGAAGATGACCCAAGCAGCCATCCTGATCCAGAGCAAATTCCGAAGTTACTATGAGCAGAAGCGATTTCAGCAGAGTCGACGGGCAGCCGTGCTAATTCAACAACACTACCGTTCTTACCGATGCCGACCTGGACCCTGCCACCGGCCTCCTGGGCCCTCAGGCCCTCTGCCTCCCCGTAGCAA agGCTCCTTCCTCACCAAGAAGCAGGACCAGGCAGCTCGGAAAATTATGCGTTTCCTGAGGCGCTGTCAACACAG GATGAAGGAATtgaagcagagccaggaactAGAAGGTCTCTCCCAACCTGAGCTGGCCACCTGA